Proteins co-encoded in one Candidatus Anoxymicrobium japonicum genomic window:
- a CDS encoding MerR family transcriptional regulator translates to MEKDRRQGVYVISVAARLAEMHPQTLRMYERRGLLHPERAFNNRRRYSDDDLMRLRRIQELTSEGLNLSGVVRVLAMEKEMRVLKDKMANMEVEMTEAHRVMRQEILDIKSRIALRVKPVASIVQVKKVSRERPGR, encoded by the coding sequence ATGGAGAAGGACCGGCGCCAGGGCGTATATGTCATTAGTGTCGCGGCCAGGCTAGCCGAAATGCATCCCCAGACGCTCAGGATGTACGAGCGCAGGGGGCTCCTCCACCCGGAGCGCGCGTTCAACAACAGGAGGCGCTACTCCGATGACGATCTGATGAGGTTGCGGCGTATCCAGGAGCTGACGAGCGAGGGGCTCAACCTATCGGGCGTCGTCAGAGTTCTCGCGATGGAAAAAGAGATGCGCGTTCTAAAGGACAAGATGGCGAACATGGAAGTCGAGATGACCGAGGCCCACAGGGTGATGCGGCAGGAGATACTGGATATCAAGAGCAGGATCGCTTTGAGGGTCAAGCCGGTGGCGAGCATAGTCCAGGTGAAAAAGGTTTCTCGTGAACGGCCGGGGCGCTAA